DNA sequence from the Anthonomus grandis grandis chromosome 9, icAntGran1.3, whole genome shotgun sequence genome:
ataaggTTAAGGGATTATGGAGATCGTGTTAGACCATAGGAAGAGGTCGCTAATTTATGGCATGCGTAAAATGCGTAAATAATTTATGGCAGCgtaattgaagtaattttaaaaacaagtaaattccgtccttataaaattcacttgGTACAAGAACTTTTGGAAGGTGATTTTGACAGGAGGGTCGAATTTTGTGAAACAATCATGGCAAAACTAAACTAAGATCAGAACGTATTAAATAACATTGTGTTTCCGGATGAAGCTACGTTTATGCTTCATGGCATTTTAAAAGGCCGAAATTGCAGGTACTGGTCATGAAAATCCACATTGGATGCGCGAAGTGCGTACCCAGTATTCCCAAAAAGTTAATGTATGCTACTTTATTGAGGTAAACCTGACTTCCGTAAAGTATGTAGAAATGTGTCAAAACCGCATTGTTCCTGAAATTAGACGTTTGGCTGGTCCAAACTGCAGAAAAGTGTCAAATGTATGTTTTAACAAGATGGAGCTCCTCCGCACTATAGTCGAGAGGTGcgtgattatttaaattttacttttccaaATAGATGGATAGCCAGGAGGGTACCAtagaatggccagctaggtcccCAGACCTCTCTCCCCTTTAGATTGCTTTTTTTTGGGCCATTTGAAAAATAGAGTATTTGTCACTAAGCCTGAAAATATAGAGGATTTAAAACAACGCCGAACAAATGAAGCTGGCCAAATTACACAAGAAATGATTCAAAactttattgataaattttatttcaaccttGCGTATTGTCAAGAAGTGCAAGGAAAGCAtgttaaacatttaattaaatagttctGCTTTATACCAAAGTTTCTATTACAAtacctttattaaaaaaggGCATTGTTTccttgacatttttatttatttatttagaaaatgtacACTACAAACATATCTCTAGATCTGAGTTTCACAAATTTGTTTCATGCACCTGTATGTGCAGAAGTTTATTATACATCAttcctaatattaaattataacacaAATGAAATAATGTATACCTGTAGCCTTAACTTACTAacaatattgattattaataacaaaatttatattcaatgaTCATTGAGAGAGTTTTACATTAACAATCCCCAACAAATACCCATTTGATCTTAAACAATCTGACAACACAtcacaataaattacaaaaatgttaacaGATTATGCATGTTTGAtgttattgataataatttttcagttctCTTATACTGTTAGGTAGCGTATtagtaaattatatatttttggtgcAACTACAGATACAAATCTCTGGTTACCATCAAATTTTCTAAATGGGACAatcaacatattattataattattcctGGTAGGATAAGCATGATCTACATgcggtttatttttatttctaaaacaataaatataattgctTAAAAAGTATAGAACATTTAAAATGCTTTCATTGTATAGTTGATTTGTTGAATATATATAGTCTTTTCTGTAAATAATCTTTAATAGGTAATTCTGAATTACATTTAACTGACTGAGAGCATTATTGTAAAATCCTTCCAAGGCTATGACACCATATCTTAGTATTGATTCCAGTAATGATTTGTATATCATAGTTATAATTTTACGAGGTAATATGTTTCTTATCTGGTAAAATTTGTGAATTAGACctcttaatttgtttgttacatCATGAATATGTTTTGACCATTTAAGATGTTGATCTATAGTTGAGAAGTGACTTATCAAAACGCATTTTGTCCAAGCTGCGACAAAAATGAGTTTGAAGTGGTTCTGAACTCATAAAGGCCCGATGCAGGCATACCCATATAGAGCATGTATGAAATCAAATTTTGTCCCGTAGTAATTTAATGGCAAAATCTGTCATACGCATCAAACCGCATTATGTCCTGACTTTTAACCGCTTCATTTCGCATTATGTCCATTTACTGCTTGGCAGCGCCACCAGCCGGCATTATTATTGTCAATCTAGTTacgttgttgttgttgtttgttttgttaCACGTGCTgctgttttttttgtgtttaaatttaagtaaagtaaatgcactttttgttgtttattaccaaaataaaacataaatcttGATCAAGGTGTGTCGGTAGGTGAGCATAGTGAGAGTTCACGCAAAAGGTTAAAACGAAAACATAAAAGAGAACAAGAATATGAAAATAGGTAAGTAAGAATGTATATAGTGTGTATCTGTATGTGTGTGATGGTGTATAAGTGTATTAAAGTTAGTTTTTACAATATTCTATGCTAATAGGATTACAAAAAAGGATGTTACTGATGTGTACAAACAGTGGTTGTATTATAGACCTATCATTTCattagaacttttttaaccaattttttttaaacaattttaattttttctttgcagATATAAAGACAAAGATCCACTACTACAAAATTGTCATTCTCCTTGGAGAGTGTTTTTATGCACGCCAGGTATCTATTTATGGCTTTTGCGTAACAGATGTCGAAATGAAACATCCGCAGTTCTATGTTTACGGGACGAAACACAGGCTGGTCGGGGATCTGAAAATAAGCTCAGCCTTAACCAAATTCTTGCAGAATATTCAGTTGGATGATACCATTAACACCAATCGGCTCTTTGCAGATGGTTGCGGTGGTCAAAATAAGAACCAACATGTCATGCACGCTCTTCCCTATTGGTTGCTTAAAGAGTCTCCGCAATACGTAGAAAATATAACTTGTTTCTTTCCAGTTCGCGGCCACTCATACTTACCACCGGATCGAGTCTTTGGCCAAGTTGAAAAGAAAATGCGAAGAGTTGAAGAAATTCTTGACCCTAGTGGATACCACAGAATTTATAAAGAGGTTGCAGATATCAACATTTTAGGAACCGATTGGCATATAAAAGATTATAAAGATTTAACCTTTaaacctttataaaataataataccttttgaataaaaccttttgttttttttaataaataaatctcaataaaTCTTTCTCCTGCattgaattttattgaaaacccctaaataggttttatatttttatttgttgttaaaatactaattaaaaaaacgtaaaataataaattctaactAAAAAATAGGTAATCAAATTCCATATTTAGAGGAGTGACTAATCAAAACGCATTTTGTCCTATATGATGAATCAAAGCGCATTTTGTCCtagaattttattactttttttaaaaacctctgctatttttgatttgaacaacgtaattttttatatctgcGGATGTATTACTCTCAATTTTACACATTATTTTACTCTAAACCATTTTGGTTTAGCTGTAAATCGCTCATTATTGAGAAACTAGATTTAGCTTTGATAAGTCACTCCTCAGTTATGCTTATGTATTTAGTATGTGACACCtcatatattttcataaaaggtaaaaacacgaaatcttcagcatcacaaataataaataatatttgtgatgctgtagattccgtgtttttaccttttataaaagtgtatgaccagcatctttgggataatggatgaatttttcgagttaccTCATATATTGTTGTATTGGCTTGTCGAAGAGTAATTGAGTTGCATAAAGGTCTATTTGATTCAGTAAGAGGAAAAGCAACATAAATTGTTTTAGCGAGATTAAGTGATAATTTACGAGAATTTAGCCATGTTTTTACTTTACTTAGaccgtttttaataaaaatatggtctATACAGGTTTGACTGTCTGATGTTACTCTAGTAAATGATTTAATACAAGGTTCAAATCCTAAGGAGGACAATACTGATAAATATCTATTAACAGAGTGATTCGTTGGTTTGAGAATGTCAAAATATATGTCTCCTagaaaaacactaaaattatCATTACTGTTATTCATACTTGATAAATATGTCTCAACATCAGATAAGAACAAGCCATCATTTGATGCTGAAGACCTATAATATGACATAATCGAAAGATTTACACTATTTAAAACGAAAGTAGTAGTACTAATGCATATTTTACTAAGGGGTAAGTAGCTATATCTATATCTTACTtttcttttatacttttttaattaacacttttgtatatttttatatatatactttatgcTTTCTTAGGTTTCccttttttttgacattgtctACATGCAAttgtatagtttttaattatgttttatttatttattcatacttttgaccacatacagttattgatttgtataagtttgtatatttgttttactagttttattttattttcgtgtgttttgtttgtttttatgtttactttagttatcagctttgtctacaaattgtaaaattttttgacaataaagcgattgattgattgattgattgattgataaaaAAACAGTTCAAGATTGGTATATGGTATTATACATAAAATGTGTTCAGAGTTTATCATAGAATCCAGAAATGCATTAGTAAAtggggtgttctatttaaaacaataaaattgatAGCTGTCCAGTCTTTTTGacataccctgtatatttttcagaaatctaaaaacataaaagaaaattggCGTATCCGAGCGTTTTTCAATTAGGTAATTCGTACCGGTATTTTTTCAGACTTTTTGGACACACTGTACGAAGAACATAAACTGCTCTATTTTCTCCCTTAGTGCAATAAACCTGAGAAAATCGTATATATTTGTCTGGGATTACCTTCATTTCATGTCTGGAAGGCGGCGTAACTTTAGCATCATCAGTTTTAATTTCGCCTGGGGGCATTTTGTTTAAACATTGTTCAATAATCCTCAGCGACTGACGCATCTCCTCCATACGACACAAATAACGATCATAACAATCACCTTTACTACCAATAGGCACATCGAATTCGACTAGATCGTAAGCATCATAAGGCTGGGTTTTACGTAGATCCCATTTGATTCCTGAACCTCTTAACATTACACCactaaaatgtcttttttttttaactggctTATATTAAGTTAGTAAAATTTAACCTAAATCCATAATTAAGAGCATCTTCGGCAGACACAACTCCGATATCTTGGGTTCTTTGCTTCCATAGTCTATTTGAAGTAAGTAAATCTTCTACTTCATCCAATCTTTCGCTAAATTTTGAACTAAATTCATAAATATCATCCATTAGACCTATTGGCATATCCTAAAAACAAAATGCTTGTTAAGTGATACCTAAATAatagtaaaatctgtattgttgggacgaattcataatgagttacttattttattgggtattacgtcggttatagcaaaaatcaatttataaaatactatCTCCCAcactcaaaaattgaaaaaaaaaagaaaatagacttattcacgtatttaaaacaaatatgaacttaaatctttaatgataTCTTTcgttatacttaatttaatataagttcaataagtttaaaatacaataatttacttaaggtaCATTACCGGCCAAAAgtgaagaaacatttacaaatttaacaataacatcttaacatacaagatattattttacatttttagtagaaaatatttagctCTATTATTGCAGCATAAAAACACATCCTTCTTGTTTGTATTTTCCTTATCAgttgatcaaaaaattatttatgctattttatgcGGACAAAAGTGAATAAACATTCCAAACAAATCTTGTTTGGTATTTAAAgtgattatttatcattagtttgATCTTAACGTTGAGTGTTAAACTGTTATATACGATTTGTGCAAAATGCCTCGCGGAATAGATCTGAGTATTGATCtccgaaaattaattgtttcaaaattttaagCTGGTGTAAAACAAGGTGAAATTGCTAGGCAAATTAATCGTAATGGATCCgtagtttcaaaaactattgctgcttttaaaaaatataatagtgtgACTACCCGTCCAAGGTATGGACGGCCAAGGAAAACGAATGCAGTTattgagagaaaaataaaaatgttggcaaCAGAACATCCCTTTATGCCCGCCACAGAAATGTATAATGAAATACCTGGGGTTTCGATATCTGTGCGTACTATTCGTCGTCGTTTGACTGAATTTGGACTTTATAGCCGTCGTCCAGTCAAAAACccattcatttctaaaaagaatagATTGGCTAGACTCCAATTTGCACAGGAACATCTTGATTGGACAACCCAAAAGTGGAAAACGgttctattttctgatgaaagtaagttctgcCTATTCGGATCTGATGGAATGAAATGGGTTCGTCGTCCTGCCAATACTAGACTTAATCCAAAGTACACCAGGGCAACTGTGAAACATGGAGGAAGCAATATCATAGTTTGGGGTTGCTTTTCCGGATCAGGAGTAGGACCATTAAGAAAAGTTGAAGGAAAAATGgacatatttcaatttttaagaattcttcaGGATCATATGCTTCCATACGcagaagaaaatatgccgcttCGATTGGCGTTACAGCAGGATAATGATCCGAAGCATACCACAATACTTTTGCGgtaaagaaatggtttgaagaCAACAATGTGTCCCTTATGAAATGGCCCGCACAAAGTCCGGATCTAAACCCGATAGAAAACCTATGGGACCATTTAGATAGGaaaatcagacaaaaaaataaagataaatttagaaaCCAAGATGATTTGTTCACAGCTCTTCAAGAGGAGTGGAATTCCATTTCAGCAGATTATATTGACAGCCTAATGAACTCTATACGAAGTCGGTGtgctgaagttataaaaaataagggttttgCTACACATTATTAGTCTTTGTATGTACAAGTAACTAAtacattgtgtataaaaaataaataaaaatagtgtttctTCACTTTTGTCCCCtgtaaaaacaagaataaaatatattagttgtcAATTGAGGTACTGAAGActagaaagaaaattatatttaaaaaaaaaaaaaattaatgatcaaatacactattataaaaataaatacaaaagacactttgtttctccacttttgtccggcagtgtataatagatttttttatatacctaggagctgatgTTTAAAAACAGTTTGTCAAGTTAATAATCAACtgtgaaaatatataaaaaagtatttaaagtattgtCTAGTTAGGAAGGAGTTTTGAAGGAAGTAttaacgagaaatttaaaagataagtatattttgttcatatttttaatttaatttaatttaactttatttaccttgataacggtagtagatataactaccaaAACGTTGGtttaaattaggtatttttattaaaaaagtaggtcttcttgtttttatcgtttttaattttaatattcatgaaAAAGGTAGGATATTACAAAGAATAAACGAGCTcaaagattaatagattaaacctcagctcctaggtaaaaaaatctattatacctcaagtaaattattgtatttaaaacttattgaactaaattaaattaaattaagtataacgAAAGAtatcattaaagatttaagttcatatttattttacatacgTGAGTAAGTCTATTTTTTCTtcgtttcaatttttgagcgtgtgagatagtattttataaataaatttttgctataagtgacgtaatacccaataaaataagcaaCTGAAGTGATGcctagttaaaatttaaattgacaCTAACCAATGAAACACCACCTGGTCTAACGTAAGCCGCATGCATCCTAGCTCCGGATACACGCTCATAAAACTCCATCATTTTTTCACGTTCTTCGAAGAGCCAGAAGAACGGTGTCAAAGCACCAATATCCAGGGCGTGTGTACAGATACCCATGATATGGTTTAGAATTCTCGTTAGTTCAGCAAACAGTACTAAAGACACCCATgttgtttgaaatttattttataaattcacTTGAGTTAATTTACTTACCTCTGATATATTTAGCTCTAAGAGGTACCTCAATATTAAGCAACTTTTCAACAGCCAAACTGTAGCACTGTTCATTGCACATCATCGAAACATAATCCAACCGATCGAAATATGGTAAAGCTTGAGTATAAGTTTTGTACTCAATTAATTTCTCTGTTCCTCGGTGTAAGAGTCCAATGTGAGGATCAGACCTCTTTACTATCTGGAATAAGacattaaagttaaaaattatttattttaattgtgttaCAATATTTAATGCATAAGATACAATTAAAATACGAATGAAATAGCGTTATAAAtagacaaataaatataaaaattatctttacagTTCCATGTCACTCATGCAATATGGTTCTAATTCTATTAAAAGCTGTTTCACTTTggtattaaagttttttgtccGTAATACGGACTCTTTTCTATCATAGCTAGACGGTGTATAAGGTATTTATCATTTACTGTTCTTGCGTTACATGTATGTAATTCAGAGTCATCTATGAGCCTGAAAAAGCAAATCAATGATTCCATTACATAAAGTGCATATACAGTTAAAATTCCCTCATTTCTAAAACACACAAATTTCCCTATTctgaattttcttaaaacatcttatttGTTTCTATACTGTCTGTTGTTTGTACAAATATGGTTTTTACCTCAACAATACCATACCTTAGAAAAGATTTCAAATTTGCAAAATAACATTATATTTTGCGTGGTTTCCATCATATATGATGTACCTACCATATTCGTACTTCATAGCAGACtgagttaagttttttttaaagattggaTATATGAGCCGACCCATCGAGAAATTCATTGACGTTAGTTTagacaacttgttttttttacaatatttacttCTTCATTGAGAACAAGCAAGCTAGTGGGTTTTTGTACTTTTGATAACTTTGTTCCAAACATTATTATGCATAcataatatgtaatattttctgATTGAACATCTGTTATGGAAAAAGATAATCAatcccaaaagttatgaatAAAATAGGATCCAATATACTACCTGTATTTAATCTGTACTCTGTACCTAACTTATTATGTAATATCTTAGACATGTGCATCCATTCCTCTCTATTTTTACAGTTGTTTTCTGTTAGTTGTTAGTCACATAAGAATAAAACTGTGTCCAATTATTTCCTCTTACAACATACAGTTCAAGCTTTCTCATAAGTACCTTCCCAATTAATAGCTGTTTGAGTGGATTTATTTAAAGTCTAGACCTGCTGGTGTGGGTTCAATAAATTGCAAAAAGTCTTTTGGACAATGCAAGTTCAAAGAATTTGTTGTAccaagtttttgaaaaacttggtAGTAGGCTTCTTGGTTTGTGAGTTTTTCAAGTAAATTTAGATCGCCTTATGAAAGGAC
Encoded proteins:
- the LOC126740502 gene encoding NADH-ubiquinone oxidoreductase 49 kDa subunit, which encodes MQAALRNTFCVPSKWLFKNPTALFHATSVQNGARWFPDEEYFNSFKGPVMYPDDTTKHWALQPWRQSESPIEKEVKNVTINFGPQHPAAHGVLRLVLELDGEIVKRSDPHIGLLHRGTEKLIEYKTYTQALPYFDRLDYVSMMCNEQCYSLAVEKLLNIEVPLRAKYIRVLFAELTRILNHIMGICTHALDIGALTPFFWLFEEREKMMEFYERVSGARMHAAYVRPGGVSLDMPIGLMDDIYEFSSKFSERLDEVEDLLTSNRLWKQRTQDIGVVSAEDALNYGFSGVMLRGSGIKWDLRKTQPYDAYDLVEFDVPIGSKGDCYDRYLCRMEEMRQSLRIIEQCLNKMPPGEIKTDDAKVTPPSRHEMKTSMEALIHHFKLYTQGYQVPPGTTYTAVEAPKGEFGVYLVSDGSSKPYRCKIKAPGFAHLAALDKVGKNHMLADIVAIIGTLDIVFGEVDR